In the genome of Massilia sp. UMI-21, the window GGCATGGTCAGCCTGGCCTGCCTCGCCCTGGCAATGCTGCTGCAGCGCCGCGCGCAGGCTGCCCACGAGCGCACCCGCGCGCTCGAGCAGCGCTTGGAGGCGGAGCGCGGGGCGCACGCCGACGTCGAGGACGCCCTCGCCGGCAGTCATGAGGTGCTGTGCCGGCTGGTGCGCCAGCAGGAGCACGTGCGCGAGGCCGAGCGCACCCGGATCGCCCGCGACCTGCACGACGAACTGGGGCATCGGCTGTTGTCGCTGCGGGTGGAGCTGGCCCTGCAGCAGGCGGCCATGCGCGGCACCTCCCCGGCCGCGCACGACAAGCTGAGTCTCGCGATCGCCAACCTGGACGCCGTCATCCGGTCGGTGCGTACGATCGTCGCCGGGCTGCGCCCGATCGGGCCGGGCCAGAACCTGCGCCAGGCCGCCGAACGCCACCTGGCCGAGTTCGCCCGCCTGAACGGCCTGGACTACCGCTTCGACGCCAGCTCCCTCGACGACAGCCGGCGCGACCCGGAGCACGATGCGGTGCTGTTCCGCGTACTGCAGGAGTCGCTCTCGAATGTGGCCCGTCATGCCCAGGCCACGCTGGTGTGCGTGACCCTGGTGGAATCGGCCGCCGAAGCGGTCCTGAAGGTCGAGGACGACGGTATCGGCCCGCCCGGCCCGGACCGGCTCGACGCGCACAGCTGCGGGATCGACGGCATGCGCGAACGCACCGAGGCGCTCGGCGGAAGCCTGGCGCTGTCGGCCGGCCGGCGCGGCGGAACGATCGTGTGCGCGACGCTTCCCTTGGCTCGCATGGCGGCAGCCGCTCCCGCGTAGTGCTTGCCAACTTACTCACTCGAGAATTTGCCTTGCTGAAAATCAAGAAGGTCGAGCCT includes:
- a CDS encoding sensor histidine kinase gives rise to the protein MSAPAAAALPLPLRGTAPELVAAGMVSLACLALAMLLQRRAQAAHERTRALEQRLEAERGAHADVEDALAGSHEVLCRLVRQQEHVREAERTRIARDLHDELGHRLLSLRVELALQQAAMRGTSPAAHDKLSLAIANLDAVIRSVRTIVAGLRPIGPGQNLRQAAERHLAEFARLNGLDYRFDASSLDDSRRDPEHDAVLFRVLQESLSNVARHAQATLVCVTLVESAAEAVLKVEDDGIGPPGPDRLDAHSCGIDGMRERTEALGGSLALSAGRRGGTIVCATLPLARMAAAAPA